In a genomic window of Quercus lobata isolate SW786 chromosome 4, ValleyOak3.0 Primary Assembly, whole genome shotgun sequence:
- the LOC115985256 gene encoding uncharacterized protein LOC115985256 encodes MCEVLPGLNFQQLENGKVIEAMIKAVKQGRVEFVTEMLKACPNLVWCRENSTDRDLFKLAVLHRQDEVFRLLCRSPAKNPKFPLVDRDKNTILHIAAVFEPSARRNTVLGAAFLMQREVQWYKEVESIVPPSKLECTNTNGKRPRELFTESHKVLVKEGEEWMKGTTSSCTVVATLIVTIMFVAAITILGGNKEETGLPTFLNEKVFMVFIISDALSLLSASTSLLMFLGILTSCYAEEDFLNSLPKKMIVGLSTLILSTATMMITFCASLSIILPGKSRVVIPVVCLASVPVTLFTCMQFHLLIDMVISTYGSRIINKKAKYGS; translated from the exons ATGTGCGAAGTATTACCGGGTTTGAATTTTCAACAACTAGAAAATGGTAAGGTTATTGAAGCCATGATCAAAGCTGTCAAGCAAGGGAGAGTTGAGTTTGTTACCGAAATGCTGAAAGCATGTCCTAACCTTGTATGGTGTCGTGAAAACTCCACGGATCGAGACTTATTTAAGTTGGCCGTTCTTCATCGTCAGGATGAAGTATTTCGCCTCCTATGCAGATCTCCTGCAAAGAACCCAAAATTTCCTTTAGTAGATCGCGATAAAAATACCATATTACATATAGCAGCAGTGTTCGAACCTTCCGCTAGACGTAATACGGTTCTAGGAGCAGCTTTTCTTATGCAAAGAGAAGTACAATGGTACAAG GAGGTGGAGAGCATTGTCCCTCCTTCCAAATTAGAATGTACAAACACAAATGGTAAAAGACCTCGAGAATTGTTTACAGAAAGCCATAAAGTGTTGgtgaaagaaggagaagaatgGATGAAGGGGACAACATCTTCTTGTACAGTTGTAGCTACTCTGATTGTTACCATTATGTTTGTAGCAGCAATTACTATTCTAGGTGGCAACAAAGAAGAAACAGGCTTGCCAACCTTCTTAAatgagaaagtttttatggTCTTTATAATATCTGATGCTTTGTCTCTACTTTCTGCCTCAACTTCACTGTTGATGTTTCTTGGCATCCTCACATCATGTTATGCAGAGGAAGATTTCCTTAATTCCTTACCTAAAAAGATGATAGTAGGCCTTTCCACCCTTATCCTCTCCACAGCAACCATGATGATAACCTTTTGTGCTTCTCTTTCCATTATTCTACCAGGAAAATCACGAGTGGTCATTCCTGTCGTTTGCCTTGCTAGTGTTCCAGTTACCCTATTCACATGCATGCAATTTCACCTTCTTATTGACATGGTCATTTCAACATATGGATCAAGGATCATAAACAAGAAAGCGAAGTATGGGTCATAA